GTACAACTAGAACAGGATACAGGAAAAACCGTGAATTATGATGACAGAATaaatgttgatttaaaCAGAGCAAATACCCCTTTGATCGAAGTTGTAACCAAACCcgattttgaaaatatagATCAGGTGCAGGCGTTTGTCAGAAAGTATCAATTATTAGTGAGCCATTTGGACATATGCACTGGTGACTTAGAGACGGGTGCAATCAGGGTCGATGCGAATATAAGTGTTAACAACAACCCAAGAGTGGAGATCAAAAATTTGGGTAGTTCCggtgaaattgttgatgcATTGAAATATGAATACAACAGACAGGTAACTTTGCTACAAAACAATGGAAAGATAATACAGGAAACCAGAGGCTGGAATGGAATTGCAACTGAATCACTCCgaaaaaaggaaaatgCCGTGGATTATAGATACGTTCCAGATTCAGAGTTGCCCGTGATTCGACTTGACAAGAATATACAAGCACAATTACAAAACACACTTGATGAATTACCTGATTCTGTGCTTGATAGGCTAACGAAAGAACCTTATAATTTACAGCTAGCACATGCAagaaatttgttgtttcaacCAGAAATATTGGATTATTACGAGAACATTTTTGGGAGAATAAGGGACGCAAACAAATGGTTCTTCCATGAGCTTTTAGCCGCTTTTGCAAAGAGTGATGTTGAGTTTCAAGTTGACATCGTTTTGCCAGATATGcttgttgatattgtaCTGTCTGTGGAAAAGAATGAGATTTCATTAACCGGAGCAAGAATTATCTTAAAGCATATAATACGGAACAAGTCAACCAAGACATTACCACAACTAATTAAAGAGCTTGATATTGGTAAACCAGAAGCCTCAGCTGAGTTGGAGGAAGCAATAAACGAAATTTGTCAGCAAATCATTAACACAAATGCAGATGTTGTCGAAAAAATTGCTCGTGGCCATACTAACGCCCTACAAGTTCTTATTGGTCAGGCGATGAAGGCTACAAAAGGTAAAGTACACGCAAAAGAATTTAGATCAAAATTTATGGAAC
This genomic stretch from Candida albicans SC5314 chromosome 1, complete sequence harbors:
- a CDS encoding glutamyl-tRNA(Gln) amidotransferase subunit (Ortholog(s) have glutaminyl-tRNA synthase (glutamine-hydrolyzing) activity, role in glutaminyl-tRNAGln biosynthesis via transamidation, mitochondrial translation and glutamyl-tRNA(Gln) amidotransferase complex, mitochondrion localization); its protein translation is MSQISMFVRKLHKFSYNPNYKFKCGLEIHTQLKTKYKLFSLSPTSYNEPPNTKLSYFDVGLPGTQPLLNPEALLLALKASVALNCDIQSYSSFDRKHYFYADQPLGYQITQHYYPLAKNGYVQLNKFDDMPDKVISLEQVQLEQDTGKTVNYDDRINVDLNRANTPLIEVVTKPDFENIDQVQAFVRKYQLLVSHLDICTGDLETGAIRVDANISVNNNPRVEIKNLGSSGEIVDALKYEYNRQVTLLQNNGKIIQETRGWNGIATESLRKKENAVDYRYVPDSELPVIRLDKNIQAQLQNTLDELPDSVLDRLTKEPYNLQLAHARNLLFQPEILDYYENIFGRIRDANKWFFHELLAAFAKSDVEFQVDIVLPDMLVDIVSSVEKNEISLTGARIILKHIIRNKSTKTLPQLIKELDIGKPEASAELEEAINEICQQIINTNADVVEKIARGHTNALQVLIGQAMKATKGKVHAKEFRSKFMELLK